From a region of the Brevibacterium siliguriense genome:
- a CDS encoding BlaI/MecI/CopY family transcriptional regulator, producing MKRRSNGELENAVLTALWERGEPMSVAELQSAVSPPMPAYTTMMTVLTRMEDKSLIIRDRVSRSLMISPVRSQAATAASRMSQTLRDSTDSREVLMSFMGSLDDDEIEVLRSFVRD from the coding sequence ATGAAGCGTAGGAGCAACGGCGAACTGGAGAACGCGGTTCTCACGGCACTGTGGGAGCGCGGCGAACCCATGTCGGTCGCTGAGCTGCAGTCGGCCGTCTCTCCGCCGATGCCTGCGTACACGACGATGATGACGGTCCTGACCCGGATGGAGGACAAGAGCCTGATCATTCGCGATCGGGTCTCACGGTCGCTGATGATCAGCCCGGTGCGTTCTCAGGCCGCGACGGCGGCCTCTCGGATGTCGCAGACGCTGCGCGACTCGACCGACTCCCGAGAGGTGTTGATGTCGTTCATGGGATCGTTGGATGATGACGAGATCGAAGTGCTTCGCTCCTTCGTCCGCGACTGA
- a CDS encoding M56 family metallopeptidase produces the protein MLVTAIILLFAAAAVFFFSPVVLSFGRWQSRRPSLALNAWLTALIGGLLLSVAAVIALIVGALNVQRGDAGPQVLVPWIAGWVALFAAGIAFAVVLSASDDFGRRLRAEVQVLRSRWTDWYVDSPFRIVTVDDDDPCACSLAGRPPEIYLSTGMRRVLSGDECAAIIAHEKAHILRRHNLILRAAAINSACLPRQLPVSRRFRASVLTLVEMIADDDAVQATSADAVRDALESIGRFSGDVSLRLRSLRLRRIHLGAG, from the coding sequence ATGCTCGTCACGGCGATCATTCTTCTCTTTGCGGCTGCCGCCGTCTTCTTCTTCTCCCCGGTCGTTCTGTCTTTCGGCCGCTGGCAGTCGAGACGGCCGAGTCTTGCGCTGAACGCCTGGCTGACCGCGTTGATCGGCGGACTGCTGCTCAGCGTGGCCGCTGTCATCGCCCTCATCGTCGGAGCGCTGAATGTGCAGCGTGGTGATGCCGGCCCTCAGGTGCTGGTTCCGTGGATCGCGGGTTGGGTAGCGCTCTTCGCGGCCGGAATCGCGTTCGCTGTCGTGCTCAGTGCATCGGACGATTTCGGGCGTCGGCTCAGGGCCGAAGTCCAGGTTCTGCGTTCACGGTGGACTGACTGGTATGTCGATTCGCCGTTTCGCATCGTCACCGTCGACGATGACGACCCCTGCGCCTGCTCGCTGGCGGGGCGACCGCCGGAAATCTATCTGAGCACGGGCATGCGTCGAGTCCTCAGCGGTGACGAATGCGCGGCGATCATCGCCCATGAGAAGGCCCATATCCTGCGCCGACACAACCTCATCCTTCGGGCGGCGGCAATCAACTCCGCCTGTCTGCCGCGGCAGCTGCCCGTGTCTCGGCGGTTTCGTGCCAGTGTGCTCACCCTTGTCGAGATGATCGCCGATGACGATGCGGTGCAGGCGACATCGGCCGATGCGGTCAGAGATGCTCTCGAGTCCATAGGCCGATTCAGTGGCGATGTCTCGCTGCGTCTGCGGTCGCTGCGCCTGCGCCGCATCCATCTGGGAGCTGGCTGA
- a CDS encoding cytochrome c oxidase assembly protein, with the protein MTGFRDEPASGTKTAKAPAAAAALTISVTAATVAIITGILAGPETHTSIAREFPGQAVVAAVAVLRSVHEVFSVLTLGILAVVLMSTSRTNRPGWSEISATARSLLRVFSAIWATAALLLTVVDGLNTNGLSMTALNDPNQLGFALTGTFYPAAWLIVAVAAFIVFAVSLLSESWAAHAVSLWIGMIAILAPVVISQVLVGPDHDLGEDASIIQTPLATVVLGLLAAGVLLEIFHPHCGILRRMARSKLMWAGIVVIACTDVMISIFKLAGTPLLESTTGWQLLTRWAGLTVIVMALLAAASVRRGAARTGILVGFTTWAAMTAAMALVPSPNYFAPNSTVAVFLGYTVEAAPDPLVLLTHWRINLLLTTVAIAAMAAYGLGVLRLRRRGDSWPVIRTLCWMTGWIITIVLMGSGLGKYSPADFGIHMIVHMTLNMLIPAFLVGGGPITLLLRATTGTGRLGKQVHSRVNQLINWPGLRLLLHPLVVFVVYVASYYALYLTPLFGELIRYHWGHQLMNVHFLIVGYMFFSLVIGVDKLPIELPHIGRLGYVIAAMPFHAFFGIVLMMTNTPVAQNFYRTLDLPWLDIAAEQYFAGGIAWAGGELPLLGVVLVLAMQWTRQDKHDARRFDRHEDTGLSDEFSVYNDMLRKLAEMDGAVSSAGEGAGEGTRQREQ; encoded by the coding sequence ATGACGGGATTTCGCGACGAACCGGCAAGCGGAACCAAGACAGCCAAGGCACCTGCAGCCGCCGCAGCGCTCACGATCTCAGTCACCGCCGCGACCGTCGCGATCATCACCGGAATCCTCGCCGGCCCCGAGACCCATACCTCGATCGCACGGGAATTTCCGGGACAGGCGGTCGTCGCCGCTGTTGCAGTGCTGCGTTCAGTCCACGAAGTCTTCTCGGTCCTGACCCTGGGCATACTCGCTGTCGTGCTGATGTCCACTTCGCGCACGAACAGGCCAGGTTGGTCTGAGATCAGTGCGACGGCGCGAAGTCTGCTGAGGGTTTTCAGTGCGATCTGGGCAACTGCGGCGCTGTTGCTCACGGTCGTCGACGGACTCAACACCAATGGGCTGTCAATGACGGCGCTCAACGACCCGAACCAGCTGGGGTTCGCCCTGACGGGGACTTTCTATCCGGCCGCGTGGCTCATCGTCGCCGTCGCGGCGTTCATCGTCTTCGCCGTGTCCCTCCTCTCCGAGTCCTGGGCCGCCCATGCAGTGAGTCTGTGGATCGGGATGATCGCCATCCTTGCCCCGGTCGTCATTTCGCAGGTGCTCGTCGGGCCCGACCACGATCTGGGTGAGGACGCATCGATCATCCAGACTCCGCTGGCGACAGTGGTTCTCGGACTTCTGGCGGCCGGCGTCCTCCTCGAAATCTTCCACCCCCATTGCGGGATCCTCCGCCGGATGGCTCGCTCGAAGCTCATGTGGGCGGGAATCGTGGTCATCGCCTGCACGGACGTGATGATCTCGATCTTCAAGCTCGCCGGTACTCCGCTGCTCGAGTCGACCACCGGATGGCAGCTGCTCACACGTTGGGCGGGGCTGACCGTCATCGTCATGGCGCTCCTGGCAGCCGCCTCGGTGCGAAGGGGCGCGGCACGCACCGGCATCCTAGTCGGATTCACCACCTGGGCGGCGATGACGGCCGCCATGGCGCTCGTTCCCTCACCGAACTACTTCGCACCCAACAGCACCGTCGCCGTATTCCTCGGCTACACCGTCGAGGCCGCACCCGACCCGCTCGTCCTGCTCACGCACTGGCGGATCAACCTCCTGCTCACCACGGTCGCGATCGCCGCCATGGCCGCCTACGGCCTCGGCGTGCTCAGACTCCGCCGCCGCGGCGACTCCTGGCCGGTGATCAGAACGCTCTGCTGGATGACGGGGTGGATCATCACCATCGTGCTGATGGGATCGGGGCTGGGCAAATACTCCCCGGCCGACTTCGGCATCCACATGATCGTGCATATGACGCTGAACATGCTCATCCCGGCTTTCCTCGTCGGCGGCGGGCCGATCACGCTCCTGCTGCGAGCAACGACGGGCACCGGCCGCCTCGGTAAGCAGGTCCACAGCCGCGTCAACCAACTCATCAACTGGCCGGGACTGCGGCTGCTGCTCCACCCGCTCGTCGTCTTCGTTGTCTACGTCGCCTCGTACTACGCCCTCTACCTCACCCCGCTGTTCGGCGAACTCATTCGATACCACTGGGGGCACCAGCTGATGAACGTGCACTTCCTCATCGTCGGATACATGTTCTTCTCGCTCGTCATCGGCGTCGACAAGCTTCCGATCGAACTGCCGCACATCGGCAGACTCGGATATGTCATCGCCGCCATGCCCTTCCACGCGTTCTTCGGCATCGTACTGATGATGACGAACACTCCGGTGGCACAGAACTTCTATCGCACTCTCGACCTGCCCTGGCTCGACATAGCTGCCGAACAGTATTTCGCCGGCGGCATCGCCTGGGCAGGTGGAGAGCTGCCTCTGCTGGGTGTGGTTCTCGTCCTTGCCATGCAGTGGACCAGGCAGGACAAGCACGATGCGCGACGCTTCGACCGCCATGAGGATACGGGTCTGAGTGATGAGTTCTCGGTCTATAACGACATGTTGCGAAAGCTGGCCGAAATGGACGGAGCCGTCTCGTCCGCAGGAGAAGGCGCAGGGGAAGGAACAAGACAGCGTGAGCAGTGA
- a CDS encoding heavy metal translocating P-type ATPase: protein MSSDSTVREGSLAQSTGLTGGVDIDITGMTCTACARRVEKSLNRIDGATAWVNFATERARVTGLDDPEAALSAVKKAGYGAQIHTPGDDAWSQRAAEVRLGSLRRRLILAAVLTVPLMDATIALALVEAWRFPGWEWVCVLAALPIVTWAAWPFHRSAWKNLLNRTTNMDTLVSLGVIAAFGWAVVTAAFGFSGPDAWLGFGLVPEGADALYLDVAAGVTTFQLAGRYFETRSRRKAGDLLAALSDLAPKIARVRGEGGDFVDTPIESVRPGDVVLVRPGETVPVDGMIVDGTAELDTSSLTGEPVPVPVSAGDRAVGGSFATNGQITIDSEAVGADTQLAQIATMAEKAQSQKALVESLVDRITAIFVPVVLVLALATLLVWLLPLGHTPSRAIGVGISVLIIACPCALGLATPTALMVGIGRGARLGILVKGHTALEASGSIDTVLLDKTGTVTTGSLQVAQSWLPKTHCGELFERVAALEMRSEHPVARGILDFVRSHTEAGEQSAGTATEISEVEVLPGVGIEGVVGGKPMAVISASAAAERIDLGLEIDSWVRVQAEAQRTVVIVIDDGVPVGALALSDDIRPDATASVEQLRTLGLHTVLLTGDASSPAGVIAERIGTDNVIAEVLPNDKAAVVTSLQEAGHRVAMVGDGINDASALAAADLGIAVVTGSDIAMKSADIIIVRGDLGAIAESIMLSRKTLGTIRGNLAWAFGYNVLAIPIAMFGLLNPLISAAAMAMSSVFVVYNSLRLQRVKLRA from the coding sequence GTGAGCAGTGACAGCACGGTCCGTGAGGGCAGTTTGGCACAATCAACGGGGCTGACTGGCGGAGTCGACATCGACATCACCGGCATGACGTGCACTGCCTGTGCCCGCCGGGTCGAGAAGTCGTTGAATCGGATTGACGGAGCCACGGCGTGGGTGAACTTCGCGACCGAACGCGCTCGCGTCACCGGACTCGACGATCCCGAGGCGGCTCTCAGTGCGGTGAAGAAGGCCGGATACGGGGCTCAGATCCACACGCCCGGCGACGATGCCTGGTCCCAACGGGCCGCCGAGGTGCGGCTGGGCTCCCTGCGTCGGCGCCTCATCCTCGCCGCCGTGCTCACTGTGCCGCTCATGGACGCCACGATCGCGCTTGCGCTGGTCGAGGCGTGGCGGTTCCCCGGTTGGGAATGGGTATGCGTCTTAGCGGCTCTGCCGATCGTGACGTGGGCCGCTTGGCCGTTCCACCGTTCGGCGTGGAAGAACCTGTTGAACCGGACGACGAACATGGACACCCTTGTGTCCCTGGGCGTCATCGCCGCCTTCGGCTGGGCCGTGGTGACTGCGGCCTTCGGCTTCAGCGGACCCGATGCCTGGCTGGGGTTCGGGCTCGTCCCCGAGGGTGCTGACGCCCTCTATCTCGATGTGGCTGCCGGGGTGACGACGTTCCAGTTGGCAGGCCGCTACTTCGAGACCCGGTCGCGGCGCAAGGCCGGTGATCTGCTGGCCGCGCTCAGCGACCTGGCTCCGAAGATCGCCCGCGTCCGTGGTGAAGGCGGAGACTTCGTCGACACTCCCATCGAATCGGTCAGACCCGGTGATGTCGTGCTCGTGCGTCCCGGCGAGACCGTGCCCGTCGACGGCATGATCGTCGACGGCACCGCCGAACTCGACACCAGCAGTCTCACCGGCGAACCCGTGCCGGTGCCTGTATCCGCCGGCGACCGCGCCGTCGGAGGTTCGTTCGCGACCAATGGGCAGATCACGATCGATTCCGAGGCCGTCGGCGCCGACACCCAATTGGCGCAGATCGCGACGATGGCGGAGAAGGCACAGTCGCAGAAGGCTCTGGTCGAGAGCCTCGTCGACCGGATCACAGCGATCTTCGTACCTGTCGTCCTCGTCCTCGCACTCGCCACCCTGCTCGTGTGGTTGCTGCCGCTGGGACACACGCCGTCACGGGCGATCGGAGTTGGCATCTCCGTGCTCATCATCGCCTGCCCATGCGCACTCGGACTGGCCACCCCGACCGCGCTCATGGTCGGTATCGGTCGAGGTGCCCGTTTGGGCATCCTCGTCAAGGGCCACACCGCGCTCGAGGCCAGCGGCAGTATCGACACGGTGCTGCTCGACAAGACCGGTACCGTGACCACCGGTTCCCTGCAGGTCGCGCAATCGTGGCTGCCGAAAACGCACTGCGGCGAGCTGTTCGAGAGGGTAGCCGCTCTCGAGATGCGCTCGGAGCACCCGGTCGCCCGCGGAATTCTCGACTTCGTCCGCTCTCACACCGAGGCGGGGGAACAGTCAGCCGGTACCGCCACTGAAATCTCGGAGGTGGAAGTGCTTCCCGGGGTCGGGATCGAAGGGGTCGTTGGCGGGAAGCCGATGGCCGTCATCAGCGCCTCCGCTGCTGCCGAGCGCATCGATCTGGGATTGGAGATAGACAGTTGGGTCCGTGTCCAGGCGGAGGCGCAGCGCACCGTCGTGATCGTCATCGATGACGGCGTGCCGGTGGGGGCTTTGGCGCTCAGCGATGACATCAGACCCGACGCGACAGCCAGTGTGGAGCAGCTGCGCACTCTCGGGCTGCATACCGTCCTGCTCACCGGCGACGCTTCCTCTCCCGCAGGTGTCATCGCAGAGAGGATAGGCACTGACAATGTCATTGCCGAGGTCCTTCCCAATGACAAAGCAGCGGTCGTGACGTCACTGCAGGAGGCCGGCCACCGCGTCGCGATGGTCGGAGACGGTATCAACGACGCGTCAGCACTGGCTGCCGCTGATCTCGGCATCGCCGTGGTCACCGGCTCGGACATCGCGATGAAGTCGGCCGATATCATCATCGTCCGGGGCGACCTCGGCGCCATCGCCGAATCGATCATGCTCTCGCGCAAGACTCTGGGCACCATCCGCGGCAACCTGGCGTGGGCATTCGGCTACAACGTCTTGGCGATTCCCATTGCGATGTTCGGCCTGCTCAACCCGCTGATCTCAGCGGCAGCCATGGCGATGTCCTCGGTGTTCGTCGTCTACAACAGCCTCCGGCTGCAGCGCGTGAAGCTGCGAGCTTGA
- a CDS encoding GmrSD restriction endonuclease domain-containing protein produces MLSSSRRTLVALAAVLSLGLLSGCAEDAQPTVDTATSSSADPKPTRAASEPSADSLASSSEDTDEEGESEEGGEGRAGSSAAGTASAMLDELTVKGRAPKTGYDGDLFKWRSDTDHNGCDTRNDVLRRDLMSITLKAGTRGCIVLAGTLADPYAGETYDFDRSANAVDIDHVVARSNAWQTGAFEFDEETLKEFGNDPLNLLAVSSSLNRQKGDGDAATWLPPNKTFRCEYVARQIAVKHKYDLWVVPPEKAAMERVLDTCDDQPTFAEDVDWPGPGDGDNVTTKEETRPAGQKSSSSGSSSSGSSSSSSDSSSTYFENCTAAREAGAAPVRRGDAGYGSHLDRDGDGIACE; encoded by the coding sequence TTGCTCTCTTCCTCACGCCGCACTCTCGTGGCACTTGCCGCAGTCCTGTCCCTCGGTCTCCTCTCCGGATGCGCCGAGGATGCCCAACCAACCGTGGACACCGCCACTTCCAGTTCAGCCGACCCCAAACCCACACGCGCGGCCTCGGAACCGAGCGCTGATTCCCTTGCGTCATCGTCCGAGGACACCGACGAAGAAGGCGAAAGCGAAGAAGGGGGCGAGGGCCGCGCAGGCAGCTCGGCGGCGGGGACCGCCTCGGCGATGTTGGACGAACTCACGGTGAAGGGCCGGGCACCGAAGACCGGCTACGACGGTGACCTGTTCAAGTGGCGTTCGGACACCGACCACAACGGCTGCGACACCCGCAATGACGTGCTCCGCCGGGACCTCATGAGCATCACCCTCAAGGCTGGAACCCGCGGCTGCATCGTGTTGGCCGGGACGCTCGCCGACCCCTATGCTGGCGAGACCTATGACTTCGACCGCAGCGCGAATGCCGTCGACATCGACCACGTCGTCGCCCGCTCGAACGCGTGGCAGACGGGGGCTTTCGAATTCGACGAGGAGACGCTCAAGGAATTCGGCAACGACCCGCTCAATCTGCTCGCCGTGAGCTCGAGCCTCAACAGGCAGAAGGGTGACGGCGACGCCGCGACCTGGCTGCCGCCGAACAAGACCTTTCGCTGCGAATACGTCGCCCGACAGATCGCCGTCAAACACAAATACGACCTGTGGGTCGTCCCGCCCGAAAAGGCCGCCATGGAGCGCGTCCTCGACACGTGCGACGACCAACCCACTTTCGCCGAGGACGTCGACTGGCCCGGTCCCGGCGACGGTGACAACGTCACCACGAAGGAAGAGACCCGCCCCGCTGGTCAGAAGTCCTCGAGCTCAGGATCCTCGTCGAGCGGATCATCCAGCAGCTCCTCGGACTCTTCGTCGACCTACTTTGAGAACTGCACGGCCGCTCGCGAAGCCGGTGCCGCGCCCGTGCGCCGGGGTGATGCCGGATACGGGTCCCACCTCGACCGTGACGGCGACGGAATCGCCTGCGAATAG
- a CDS encoding AMP-binding protein, translating into MSGLDTALTPLRFLERSLEVHPDREAIVDGPRRFTYRQMAETVQSLAEGLVRRGLKAGETVAVLAPNSAEALIAHYAVPLAGGVLVMLNTRLAPPEVEYILGHSEVKFFFGDAGLLQPVIDAGAANGVETIVVHPDEDGTPGDVTATDLNVEAYADWTASAPESPRAYAVDDETATITVNYTSGTTGQPKGVMYTHRGAYLNSLGEVITQDFAALTRYLWTLPMFHCNGWCTTWALTAVSGTHVCIRAVRGPEAWRLIDDEKVTRMAGAPVVLNTIAGAEEAHDLGGSLSITTAGAPPSPTTIAMLESLGIEVIHVYGLTESYGPYSSCEPQPEWSGLPVEERATLKSRQGIGMISADRMRVVELRDDDVLTDVPRDGVTMGEIVMRGNNVMKGYLGAPEATAEAFRGGWFHTGDLAVMHEDGYVQILDRAKDIVISGGENISTIEVEQALVAHESVAEAAVVGMPDEKWGQRPLAYVVLGAGAEVAEDDLIAFVKTRIASYKAPAGIEFVDALPTTSTGKIRKNALRELAEN; encoded by the coding sequence ATGTCCGGACTCGATACCGCCCTGACTCCGCTGCGCTTCCTCGAGCGTTCGCTCGAGGTCCACCCTGACCGGGAGGCGATCGTCGACGGGCCTCGCCGCTTCACCTACCGGCAGATGGCCGAGACGGTGCAGAGCCTCGCCGAAGGGCTGGTCCGCCGTGGACTCAAGGCCGGGGAGACGGTTGCGGTGCTCGCCCCCAACAGCGCCGAGGCGCTCATCGCCCACTATGCGGTCCCGTTGGCAGGCGGTGTGCTCGTCATGCTCAACACCCGACTGGCTCCGCCGGAGGTCGAGTACATCCTCGGCCACAGCGAGGTGAAGTTCTTCTTCGGCGATGCCGGACTCCTCCAGCCGGTCATCGATGCCGGTGCGGCGAACGGGGTCGAAACGATCGTCGTCCACCCTGACGAAGACGGAACCCCAGGCGACGTGACCGCGACGGATCTCAACGTGGAAGCGTACGCCGACTGGACCGCCTCGGCGCCGGAATCGCCCCGTGCCTATGCGGTCGATGATGAAACCGCGACGATCACCGTCAACTACACCTCGGGCACGACGGGGCAGCCGAAGGGCGTCATGTACACTCACCGCGGGGCGTATCTGAACTCGCTCGGCGAAGTCATTACGCAGGACTTCGCGGCCCTGACCCGGTACCTGTGGACGCTGCCGATGTTCCACTGCAACGGCTGGTGCACGACCTGGGCGCTGACCGCGGTGTCGGGCACGCACGTGTGCATTCGCGCTGTGCGCGGACCCGAGGCCTGGCGACTCATCGACGACGAGAAGGTCACGCGGATGGCCGGAGCTCCCGTCGTCCTCAACACCATCGCCGGGGCCGAGGAAGCCCACGATCTGGGCGGTTCGCTGTCGATCACCACGGCCGGCGCCCCGCCCTCGCCGACGACGATCGCGATGCTCGAGAGCCTCGGCATCGAGGTCATCCACGTCTACGGACTCACAGAATCCTATGGCCCGTACTCCTCATGCGAACCGCAGCCCGAATGGAGCGGCCTGCCGGTGGAGGAGCGCGCGACGCTGAAGTCCCGGCAGGGGATCGGCATGATCAGCGCCGATCGCATGCGCGTGGTCGAGCTGCGCGATGACGATGTGCTCACCGACGTGCCCCGCGACGGGGTGACGATGGGCGAGATCGTCATGCGCGGCAACAACGTCATGAAGGGCTATCTGGGTGCTCCAGAAGCCACCGCCGAGGCGTTCCGCGGCGGCTGGTTCCACACCGGCGACCTCGCCGTGATGCACGAAGACGGGTACGTCCAGATCCTTGATCGGGCCAAGGACATCGTCATCTCCGGCGGGGAGAACATCTCCACCATCGAGGTTGAGCAGGCCCTCGTCGCCCACGAATCCGTCGCCGAGGCGGCCGTGGTCGGAATGCCCGACGAGAAGTGGGGACAGCGGCCGTTGGCCTACGTTGTGCTGGGGGCCGGCGCCGAGGTGGCCGAAGACGATCTCATCGCCTTCGTCAAGACTCGCATCGCCTCCTATAAGGCACCGGCCGGCATCGAATTCGTCGACGCGCTGCCGACGACCTCGACGGGCAAGATCCGCAAGAATGCCCTGCGGGAGCTGGCGGAGAACTGA
- a CDS encoding MFS transporter, translated as MTAAETARVHKRTLTVVILSQILGGSGLAAGISVGALLAQDMLGSDALSGLPTGLFTLGSALAAYLVGHSTQRFGRRMGLAYGFIAGGIGALGVVLAAVSDSVPLLFISLFVYGSGTATNLQARYAGGDLAPANRRGFGTSMAMVATTIGAVAGPNLIDPLGTFATSLGAPALAGPFILAAVAYAAAGVVLFVFLRPDPFLLARRIAADSTVKKSGDDANEVTPKVGINAYLGATVMVLTQVVMVAIMTMTPVHMRAHDHEMAAVGLVIGLHVGAMWLPSLVTGTLVDRLGRTPMVIASGVTLLLAGVFAATAPADSLGLLILALVLLGLGWNFGLVSGTALVVDATVPQNRARTQGTIDVLIALAGAGGGAMSGVVMSASSFQVLSLSGGTLALVLIPVLLWARSRRTASS; from the coding sequence GTGACAGCCGCCGAGACGGCCCGAGTCCACAAGCGGACCCTGACCGTCGTCATCCTCAGCCAAATCCTCGGGGGTTCCGGGCTCGCCGCAGGCATCTCGGTGGGTGCGCTGCTGGCTCAGGACATGCTCGGTTCCGACGCCCTTTCCGGGCTCCCCACTGGACTCTTCACCCTCGGCTCGGCGCTGGCCGCCTACCTGGTGGGACATTCCACGCAGCGATTCGGACGGCGCATGGGACTGGCCTACGGGTTCATCGCCGGTGGAATCGGGGCTCTCGGCGTCGTGCTCGCCGCCGTCTCCGACAGCGTGCCACTGCTGTTCATCTCGCTGTTCGTCTATGGCTCCGGCACCGCCACGAACCTGCAGGCGAGGTATGCCGGAGGCGATCTGGCACCGGCGAACAGACGCGGGTTCGGCACCAGCATGGCCATGGTCGCAACCACCATCGGTGCCGTCGCGGGCCCGAATCTGATCGACCCGCTGGGCACCTTCGCCACCTCGCTCGGGGCACCGGCTCTGGCCGGCCCCTTCATCCTTGCCGCGGTCGCCTATGCTGCCGCAGGTGTGGTGCTGTTCGTCTTCCTCCGGCCGGATCCCTTCCTGTTGGCCCGGCGCATCGCCGCCGACTCCACTGTCAAGAAGTCGGGTGATGACGCCAATGAAGTGACGCCGAAAGTCGGAATCAACGCCTACCTGGGTGCCACGGTGATGGTTCTGACCCAAGTGGTGATGGTCGCCATCATGACGATGACACCGGTGCACATGCGCGCCCACGATCATGAGATGGCAGCCGTGGGCCTCGTGATCGGCCTTCATGTCGGGGCGATGTGGCTGCCGTCCTTGGTCACCGGCACGTTGGTGGATCGACTCGGACGCACCCCAATGGTCATCGCCTCAGGAGTGACACTTCTGTTGGCAGGAGTGTTCGCGGCGACCGCACCGGCTGACTCACTGGGTCTGCTGATCCTCGCGCTGGTGCTGCTCGGTCTCGGATGGAATTTCGGTCTCGTCTCCGGCACCGCGCTCGTCGTCGATGCCACGGTACCGCAGAACCGTGCTCGCACCCAGGGCACCATCGATGTGCTCATCGCTTTGGCCGGAGCCGGAGGCGGCGCGATGTCCGGCGTTGTCATGTCGGCTTCCAGCTTCCAGGTGCTGTCGCTGAGCGGCGGTACCCTCGCTCTCGTGCTCATTCCTGTGCTGCTGTGGGCTCGTTCCCGCCGTACTGCGAGCAGCTGA
- a CDS encoding metalloregulator ArsR/SmtB family transcription factor, which yields MDAWNRQLPERSTVFEVFAEAVKAIANGRRLELMELMAQGEHSVEELARLTGMAMTTTSAHLQTLNRAGLVSKRRERTTINYKLSGDDVAQLYTAAKRVALSRYPRLRDALDDYMGRPDGGVPVIAPAEVTSSMYIIDVRPLDEYQEGHFPGAVSVPLDQLIDRIDEIPKDKEIAVYCRGELCRLATEAAALLRDYEIEAMAMAEGIVEWRADKKVDLGIA from the coding sequence ATGGATGCATGGAATAGACAACTACCTGAACGCTCCACAGTTTTCGAAGTCTTCGCCGAAGCAGTCAAAGCGATCGCCAACGGTCGAAGACTGGAATTGATGGAACTCATGGCCCAGGGAGAACACTCTGTTGAAGAACTGGCTCGGCTGACGGGGATGGCGATGACCACGACTTCGGCGCATCTCCAGACGCTGAACCGTGCCGGCCTGGTGAGCAAACGTCGCGAACGCACCACGATCAACTACAAGCTCAGCGGTGATGACGTTGCACAGCTCTACACGGCGGCCAAACGAGTGGCACTCAGTCGCTATCCGCGGTTGCGCGATGCTCTTGACGACTATATGGGCCGACCCGATGGCGGGGTTCCGGTGATCGCACCGGCAGAGGTGACATCAAGTATGTACATCATCGACGTACGACCTCTCGATGAGTACCAGGAAGGACATTTCCCCGGCGCGGTTTCGGTGCCGCTGGATCAGCTTATCGACCGCATCGACGAGATCCCCAAGGACAAAGAGATCGCCGTCTACTGTCGCGGCGAGCTGTGCCGACTGGCAACCGAAGCGGCTGCACTGTTGAGAGACTACGAAATCGAGGCAATGGCCATGGCCGAGGGCATCGTGGAGTGGCGCGCTGATAAGAAGGTCGACCTTGGCATCGCTTGA
- a CDS encoding DsbA family protein — translation MEVIALAAVLVAVIIINRGSPDDAADTQAAAQGGSETEAAAKGESGTSTDEVDLSFVEHRIDNDTRSGGDVDAPVVIVMFSDFQCPFCASWSHDTLPTMMDYVDDGELRIELREIAIFGEESERVTRAGYAASLQDSYWDFHNAMLKDGKHRSKSELDEDSLVSLAADLGLDSEQFEADLNSDEAQEDSDATAEEGYSLGTPSTPAFIIGGNPIIGAQPTEEFVTAVDDALLAAGDIDGGNRPP, via the coding sequence TTGGAGGTCATCGCCCTCGCCGCAGTCCTCGTCGCCGTGATTATTATCAACCGTGGCTCACCCGACGACGCAGCCGACACACAGGCCGCAGCTCAAGGTGGGTCGGAGACCGAGGCCGCAGCCAAAGGCGAGTCCGGAACGAGCACCGACGAAGTCGACCTATCGTTCGTCGAACACCGAATCGACAATGACACTCGCTCCGGTGGCGATGTCGATGCACCGGTCGTTATCGTCATGTTCTCCGACTTCCAATGCCCGTTCTGCGCTTCCTGGAGCCATGACACTCTGCCGACCATGATGGACTACGTCGACGACGGAGAACTGAGGATCGAATTGCGCGAAATCGCCATCTTCGGAGAGGAATCAGAACGAGTCACTCGCGCTGGCTACGCCGCCAGCCTGCAAGACTCCTACTGGGATTTCCACAACGCTATGCTCAAAGATGGGAAGCATCGGTCGAAATCTGAACTCGATGAGGACTCACTCGTGTCCCTGGCCGCAGATCTGGGCCTCGACTCCGAACAGTTCGAAGCGGACCTGAACTCCGACGAAGCCCAAGAGGACTCCGACGCCACCGCCGAAGAGGGGTATTCCCTGGGCACCCCCAGTACGCCGGCCTTCATCATCGGCGGTAATCCGATTATAGGTGCACAACCGACCGAGGAGTTCGTCACGGCCGTCGACGACGCACTGCTCGCCGCAGGAGACATAGACGGCGGGAACCGGCCGCCATAG